The window CCACTGACCTACACACGCGGTTCTGTTGAGAAGACCGCTGAATCTACCACGACACCCTTTCTTTGCATAAACTTCTTATCTAGGAGtacaccaccagcatctgTTCGAGTGATACCCCcttgtttttgtcttttccatTTCACAATAACTATTCTTCACGACAATCTAGCGCACATTTATGGAAGCAATTACACATGATGTTCTTTtgcttgctcttctcctttgaCAGCGCCACTATCGCCCTGCATTTGCATCGCCTTCCATCCATCTACCTGAGCGCTTCATTCTCCGGTTCTCCATCCTGTATGAGACCATGTACGAATTTCTGCCAGATTACACTTTTTTCTTCATgtgttctttctttttctatttGTGGGCAGGTGAGGTATCAAAATCGCTCCGCTTTATTCTTATCTTCAGTTTCTTTCTATGTAGTATGTGGTATATCAACACTGTAGGATGCATGCATAGACTATAGCTTGGACCCAGATCTACTGCTCTCAAGAGTAGACGACAAGACGGAAGATGTATCAGATGGCGGCGCCATAGGTCCTGTATCGAAGCCTTCCTCGCCGTTGAAGTGCCTGCCATATCAATCCATTAGTATGGGGACTTGTGCATCAGAAtgaaagggaaagaagagagaacTCACCATCCACGCTCAGCACCACCACTCAAGAAACTACAATCCCCATTCGAGACGCAGTCccacccaccaccaacaccgcGACCATTCACCCAGTTCGGCACACGGGGTGATCCACGGAAAATGTTCGTCCCTCCAGCAAGAtccccctcttctccctcctcacCTCGTTGAGTATGCCCACTCTTCCCCGTATCAATATCTATTCCCCCACCCCTCCGGCGAAAAGTACTCAACCCCGCCGTAAAAACCGCAAAATCCTCCACCGAACTATCCTCCGGCATGCATCCCGTCAAAGCCCGTCCCATGGCAATAAGTGGCGCAGCATGCGAGCAGATCAAAAGCGACTTGTTGGTGCGTTTCTGCGGTGGGAGATCCGCTTCGACCGCGGTGATTTCGGCGTCCACGTCGGCGATTATCCCCTCTAGTGCGGTGGCGAGGCGGTTGTGTAGCTGCATTATTGTTTCGCCGCGCGTGGAAGGGTAGAGGAGCGGTTTGTAGGTTTCTTTCTCGGGGTGGTGGACCAGGGTTGGGAAGTGCTGGTGTATCTCTGCGGGTGTCGGGTGGGAGGGGTGCTCGAAGAAGGTTGTTGGGCCGAACCATTCTCTTTATCGTCTTGTTAGCATATATAGTAGAATTGGTATATGAGACAGTCTGGGGGAGAAATGTATGGTTGGGTGGGTAATTGGGGGAAATACTAACCCAAGTCCATTCTCCAGCCTCACATCCAACACAGCGCCCTCCTCTATCCCCTCCTTTCCATTCCCTTTAGATCTATCATGCCCCTGCTCAGCAGCAATCCGCATCAAAGCCTCAACAGACGGCTGGATCGTCTCCAGACACCGATAAAACGGACTAGAATATACCCTAAACGGCTTGGGATAGAAATCCGGCGCGGCCATGTGTGCAGCCAGCTCATGCGACTGTTTCACGCCATAAGATGTTAATGCTGGGTCGGCCGGGTTCCCTGTCGGCGTGGCAAATTGGGCTTTGTATTCGCCGGTGCGGAGGTCGATTGTCCAGTTGAGACGGTGCTGAGGGATGAGGGTTAGGTTTGCTATTCAGGTGTATAGGTATATATCTAGATGTATAGGCAGGTAGGTATAGACTTACGCCATGGCGAGTGAGGTATATGGTGTCTAGCGGCATGGTGAATAGAGGTGAGAGAAGC of the Penicillium psychrofluorescens genome assembly, chromosome: 1 genome contains:
- a CDS encoding uncharacterized protein (ID:PFLUO_001099-T1.cds;~source:funannotate) yields the protein MPLDTIYLTRHGHRLNWTIDLRTGEYKAQFATPTGNPADPALTSYGVKQSHELAAHMAAPDFYPKPFRVYSSPFYRCLETIQPSVEALMRIAAEQGHDRSKGNGKEGIEEGAVLDVRLENGLGEWFGPTTFFEHPSHPTPAEIHQHFPTLVHHPEKETYKPLLYPSTRGETIMQLHNRLATALEGIIADVDAEITAVEADLPPQKRTNKSLLICSHAAPLIAMGRALTGCMPEDSSVEDFAVFTAGLSTFRRRGGGIDIDTGKSGHTQRGEEGEEGDLAGGTNIFRGSPRVPNWVNGRGVGGGWDCVSNGDCSFLSGGAERGWHFNGEEGFDTGPMAPPSDTSSVLSSTLESSRSGSKL